One region of Flammeovirgaceae bacterium genomic DNA includes:
- a CDS encoding glycosyl hydrolase, with protein MRHSIILLLILSQSLLGFSQNLDSVFKNVKYRSIGPFRGGRSNMATGVAGDPLTYYMGTTGGGVWKTGDAGAKWENVSDGYFKTGSVGAVAVSESDPNIVYVGMGEHAPRGVMSSYGDGVYKSYDGGKTWEHMGLEKTQQISRIVIHPKNPNIVLVAGQGAIHGATQDRGIYKSVDGGKTWKKVLYINENTGCAELSMDMHNPMVLYAAMWHNLRLPWKVISGGPGSGLYKSTDGGETWKQMTKGLPKEMGKMSIAVSKANSDKVYALIESDWEKDLGGLYVSDDAGGSWSQVSDDHRLIQRSWYYIEMFPDPQDEHTVYVMCASALRSIDGGKTWEALDGPHGDYHDLWINPNNPKNMVIADDGGAGITFNGGETWSTQATMPTAQFYRISTDNHYPYRIYAGQQDNSSVRIESTALGAWNISEKNWTSSAGGESAFLAFDPDDPRYVLGGSYLGTIEVLDTYSGGSTQIMAAPIQYLGRDSKDMKYRYNWNAPIIRSKHEPGTYYHGAQLLLRTRDMGLTWEEVSPDLTRNEKEKQGKMGGPYTNEAVGAENYGTLAYVVESPHEKGVIWTGSDDGYVQLTRDGGKTWANVTPKGLPECLVNAIEVSPHDPATAYIATTRYKFNDHAPALYKTSNYGKTWANISKGIPYGAFTRVVREDNVRKGLLYAGTETGMYVSWNDGESWQPLQLNLPVTPIMDLQVKENDLIVATSGRAFWILDDLALLRQYKGEDNAFALYQPEDLVYGNWGSQMNGANPKGYDPYTGVNPPNGVVMYYQLPQPVDSVELVMEVKDSASNLVRRLSSEKDDSFKEYPGGPSADPVIPKKKGINRFVWNTRYPTMVGAPSAYMEGSFNGHKAPPGTYTMTLKYGGKELKSSFKILPSPLYKIDIATYNEHSTFMLQMEKALSDMHTKVNAILKMRQQIEDALKHMGEEASYAALKKEGKALVEKMRLWDEDMVQRRSKTYDDVENFPNKFTANYLFLINQTDSSIPRVNPSSRDQLAKLTTEWNALDARAKEIIETDVPVYTRKLWDAGIGAVWVGGK; from the coding sequence ATGAGGCATTCCATTATCCTGCTCCTTATCCTTTCGCAAAGCTTGCTTGGTTTTTCACAAAACCTCGACAGTGTTTTTAAAAACGTAAAATACAGAAGCATTGGCCCTTTTCGGGGAGGGCGCTCCAATATGGCCACGGGGGTGGCCGGTGACCCGTTGACCTATTACATGGGGACCACGGGGGGCGGTGTGTGGAAAACAGGGGATGCCGGGGCAAAGTGGGAGAACGTATCGGACGGCTACTTCAAAACCGGTTCTGTTGGCGCGGTGGCTGTTTCGGAAAGCGACCCCAACATTGTATATGTGGGCATGGGCGAGCATGCCCCGCGCGGGGTCATGAGCTCCTATGGCGATGGGGTGTACAAATCCTATGACGGGGGAAAAACCTGGGAACATATGGGCCTGGAAAAAACACAACAGATTTCCCGGATTGTCATCCACCCCAAAAACCCCAACATCGTATTGGTGGCCGGGCAGGGCGCCATCCACGGGGCCACCCAAGACAGGGGCATATACAAATCGGTGGATGGGGGCAAAACCTGGAAAAAGGTCCTGTACATAAATGAAAATACAGGGTGTGCCGAACTGTCGATGGACATGCACAACCCCATGGTGTTGTATGCCGCCATGTGGCACAACCTTCGCCTGCCCTGGAAGGTAATAAGCGGTGGCCCCGGTAGCGGGCTGTACAAATCGACCGATGGGGGCGAAACCTGGAAGCAAATGACAAAGGGCTTGCCCAAAGAAATGGGCAAGATGTCCATTGCGGTTTCCAAGGCCAATTCCGACAAAGTGTATGCCCTAATTGAAAGCGATTGGGAAAAGGACCTGGGAGGCCTTTATGTTTCTGACGATGCCGGGGGGAGTTGGTCACAGGTGAGTGACGACCATCGGCTGATACAACGGTCTTGGTACTATATAGAGATGTTCCCCGATCCGCAAGACGAGCACACCGTATATGTGATGTGTGCCTCGGCATTGCGGTCTATCGATGGGGGCAAGACATGGGAGGCCCTTGATGGCCCGCATGGCGACTACCACGACTTGTGGATTAACCCCAATAACCCCAAAAACATGGTGATTGCAGACGATGGCGGGGCGGGCATTACATTCAATGGCGGGGAAACATGGTCCACGCAGGCAACCATGCCCACGGCACAGTTCTATAGGATCAGCACCGACAATCATTATCCTTACCGCATCTATGCCGGGCAGCAGGACAATTCCTCGGTGCGCATAGAGAGCACCGCACTGGGCGCATGGAACATTTCAGAAAAAAACTGGACAAGTTCGGCTGGTGGTGAAAGTGCCTTCCTGGCCTTTGACCCTGATGACCCACGGTATGTGCTGGGCGGAAGTTACCTGGGCACCATTGAGGTGCTTGACACTTACTCTGGTGGCAGCACCCAGATCATGGCCGCGCCCATTCAATATTTGGGCAGGGACTCCAAAGATATGAAGTACCGGTACAATTGGAACGCCCCGATCATTCGTTCGAAGCACGAGCCGGGCACCTATTACCATGGCGCCCAACTTTTGTTGAGGACCCGGGATATGGGCCTGACCTGGGAGGAGGTTTCCCCTGACCTCACACGCAACGAAAAAGAAAAACAAGGCAAGATGGGCGGGCCTTATACCAACGAGGCCGTGGGTGCCGAAAACTATGGCACCCTTGCTTACGTGGTTGAGTCGCCCCACGAAAAGGGGGTGATATGGACAGGAAGCGATGACGGGTATGTGCAGCTTACCCGTGATGGTGGGAAAACCTGGGCCAATGTTACCCCAAAAGGGTTGCCGGAGTGCCTGGTAAACGCCATTGAAGTTTCGCCCCACGACCCTGCCACCGCTTACATCGCCACTACCCGGTATAAGTTCAACGACCATGCCCCCGCCTTGTATAAAACTTCCAACTACGGCAAGACGTGGGCCAACATCAGCAAGGGAATCCCCTACGGGGCCTTTACAAGGGTGGTACGGGAGGATAACGTGCGCAAGGGGCTGTTGTATGCCGGCACCGAGACCGGTATGTATGTTTCATGGAACGATGGTGAAAGCTGGCAACCGCTTCAACTGAACCTGCCGGTAACGCCCATTATGGATTTGCAGGTGAAGGAAAATGACCTGATCGTGGCCACCTCTGGCAGGGCTTTTTGGATATTGGACGACCTTGCCCTCCTGAGGCAGTACAAGGGGGAGGACAATGCCTTTGCCCTTTACCAGCCAGAAGACCTGGTATACGGAAATTGGGGGAGCCAGATGAACGGTGCAAACCCAAAAGGGTACGATCCTTACACGGGGGTGAACCCACCCAACGGGGTGGTCATGTATTACCAGTTGCCACAGCCGGTGGATTCGGTTGAATTGGTCATGGAGGTAAAGGACAGTGCCAGCAACCTGGTGAGAAGGTTGAGTTCGGAAAAAGACGATTCCTTTAAGGAATACCCTGGGGGGCCCAGTGCGGACCCTGTCATTCCTAAAAAGAAAGGCATCAACCGGTTTGTATGGAACACCCGTTATCCCACTATGGTGGGGGCGCCTTCGGCCTATATGGAGGGTAGTTTTAACGGCCATAAGGCCCCTCCCGGCACCTATACCATGACATTGAAATACGGGGGCAAAGAATTGAAAAGCAGTTTTAAGATTCTTCCGAGCCCTTTGTACAAAATTGATATTGCAACTTATAACGAACACAGCACCTTTATGCTCCAGATGGAAAAGGCCTTGAGTGATATGCACACTAAGGTGAACGCCATCCTTAAAATGCGCCAACAAATCGAGGATGCCTTAAAGCACATGGGGGAAGAGGCCAGCTATGCGGCACTTAAGAAGGAAGGAAAGGCGCTGGTGGAAAAAATGAGGCTGTGGGACGAAGACATGGTGCAACGCAGGTCAAAAACCTATGATGACGTGGAGAATTTTCCTAATAAGTTTACCGCCAACTACCTCTTTTTGATCAACCAAACCGATAGTTCCATTCCAAGGGTCAATCCGTCCTCCCGTGACCAACTGGCAAAGCTGACAACGGAGTGGAACGCACTCGATGCCAGGGCCAAGGAAATTATTGAAACGGATGTGCCAGTCTACACCCGGAAACTTTGGGATGCCGGTATTGGGGCGGTGTGGGTAGGGGGAAAGTAA
- a CDS encoding heavy metal translocating P-type ATPase, producing MKKHQIRIPVLLPEVPDGKDRCVHKLIEVLEGTDGVDKVHVSEGEENPVPCLCFHYDPEKTSIEKIQSLAEQAGAAITKKFGHKLMEVEGIRHVRHARAIERGLLGETGILEASISGSGMVRVEFDTSKTNGDKILEVLERQGLGIPDPSVEAARFLRQWKGPEARPANTEEHHHHEGHGHPHSHAGFFGRNTELAFSIVSGALLAIGFGAGLVLPTSFPWDLLCYAAAYFFGGYFTAREAIQTLLKGGFEIDFLMLVAAIGAAFLGKWAEGALLLFLFSMGHALEHYAMDKAKKSIAALAGLAPKTALLKRDGQLEEVNIRQVQVGNIIVVKPNAKIPVDGVVVFGSSSVDQSSITGEGLPVDKRPVVDVKRDYSQIQDIPDDNRVYSGTINGNNLLEIKSIKAFKDSTLSRLIELVNEAQTQKSPTQRFTDKFEKYFVPAVLALVVLLHFAFLIINEPFSESFYRAMAVLVAASPCALAISTPSAVLSGVARAAKGGVLIKGGRPLEDLGAITAMAFDKTGTLTEGKPKITQVVPLGGIAETELLAIAVAVESLSSHPLARAVVRDGLSRLGGRDVPVAHDAEEVLGKGMVALLGNDKIFIGNLGLFGTLDGHRPSQEVVEKVTALELGGNTTMMVRRNKDYIGIIALMDVARPSARGALQELKKMGINRMVMLTGDNQKVAEAVAKEVGMKEAWGSLLPEEKVDAVKKLMEAEHAVAMVGDGVNDAPAMAHSTVGISMGAAGSDVALETADVALMADKLDTLPFAIGLSRRTKGIIRQNLWISLGMVVVLVPLTVSGIATIGPAVLMHEGSTLVVVLNALRLLAYRE from the coding sequence ATGAAAAAACACCAGATAAGGATACCTGTGCTGTTGCCGGAAGTGCCAGACGGAAAGGACCGGTGCGTGCACAAGCTTATTGAAGTGCTTGAAGGAACGGATGGCGTGGACAAGGTACATGTTTCCGAGGGGGAGGAAAATCCTGTACCATGCCTTTGTTTTCACTACGACCCGGAAAAAACCTCCATCGAAAAGATACAATCCCTTGCCGAACAAGCCGGGGCCGCCATCACCAAAAAGTTTGGCCACAAGCTCATGGAAGTGGAGGGCATCAGGCACGTTCGTCATGCGCGCGCCATTGAGCGCGGCCTGCTGGGCGAGACGGGCATTTTGGAAGCTTCGATATCCGGGTCGGGTATGGTGAGGGTGGAATTCGATACCTCAAAGACCAATGGCGACAAGATATTGGAAGTGCTGGAAAGGCAAGGCCTGGGCATTCCCGATCCGTCAGTGGAGGCGGCACGTTTCCTTCGCCAATGGAAGGGCCCCGAAGCCCGACCGGCCAATACCGAAGAACACCACCATCATGAAGGGCACGGCCACCCTCATTCCCATGCCGGTTTTTTTGGCAGGAATACGGAACTGGCCTTTTCCATCGTTAGCGGTGCCTTACTGGCCATAGGTTTTGGTGCTGGCCTCGTTTTGCCCACCTCGTTTCCATGGGACCTGCTTTGCTATGCGGCTGCCTATTTCTTTGGCGGTTATTTCACGGCCAGGGAAGCCATTCAAACCTTGTTGAAAGGTGGTTTTGAAATTGATTTTTTGATGCTGGTTGCCGCCATTGGGGCAGCCTTCCTGGGCAAGTGGGCAGAAGGCGCGCTGTTGCTGTTTTTGTTCAGTATGGGCCATGCCCTTGAGCATTATGCCATGGACAAAGCAAAAAAATCCATAGCCGCCCTGGCCGGCCTTGCCCCGAAGACCGCGTTGTTGAAACGGGATGGCCAGTTGGAGGAAGTGAACATAAGGCAAGTGCAGGTGGGCAACATCATTGTGGTGAAGCCAAATGCGAAGATACCGGTAGACGGTGTCGTTGTTTTCGGCAGCAGCAGCGTGGACCAGTCTTCCATTACGGGGGAAGGCCTGCCAGTGGACAAAAGGCCGGTAGTGGATGTTAAAAGGGACTACTCACAAATTCAGGATATTCCGGATGACAATAGGGTTTATTCGGGAACGATCAATGGCAATAATTTACTTGAGATAAAAAGCATAAAGGCATTCAAAGACTCTACGCTCTCACGCCTGATCGAGTTGGTCAATGAGGCCCAGACACAGAAATCCCCGACCCAGCGTTTTACCGACAAGTTTGAAAAGTATTTTGTCCCCGCGGTTTTGGCATTGGTGGTGCTGTTGCATTTTGCTTTCCTGATTATAAATGAGCCCTTCAGCGAAAGTTTTTACCGGGCCATGGCAGTGCTGGTGGCCGCAAGCCCTTGTGCTTTGGCCATCTCCACCCCAAGTGCGGTGTTGAGTGGCGTGGCGAGGGCTGCAAAGGGAGGGGTATTGATAAAAGGGGGCAGGCCCCTGGAGGATTTGGGCGCCATCACCGCCATGGCTTTTGATAAAACCGGCACCCTTACCGAGGGAAAACCTAAGATCACGCAGGTGGTGCCCCTGGGGGGCATTGCCGAAACGGAACTGCTGGCCATTGCCGTTGCGGTGGAAAGCCTTAGCAGCCATCCGTTGGCACGGGCAGTGGTGAGGGACGGCCTTTCCCGCCTGGGCGGCAGGGATGTTCCCGTTGCACACGATGCGGAAGAGGTGTTGGGAAAGGGGATGGTGGCCTTGCTGGGCAATGACAAAATATTTATTGGAAACCTTGGCCTGTTTGGCACCTTGGACGGTCACAGGCCCTCGCAGGAGGTGGTGGAAAAAGTAACCGCACTGGAATTGGGGGGAAATACCACTATGATGGTCAGGAGGAACAAAGATTATATCGGCATTATTGCCTTAATGGACGTGGCCAGGCCATCGGCCAGGGGGGCGTTGCAGGAATTGAAAAAGATGGGCATCAATAGGATGGTCATGCTGACCGGTGACAACCAAAAAGTGGCCGAGGCGGTGGCCAAGGAAGTGGGCATGAAGGAAGCGTGGGGAAGTTTGCTGCCGGAAGAAAAGGTGGATGCCGTTAAAAAACTAATGGAGGCCGAACATGCGGTGGCCATGGTAGGGGATGGCGTAAACGATGCACCGGCCATGGCACATAGCACTGTGGGCATTTCCATGGGCGCGGCAGGAAGCGATGTGGCATTGGAAACGGCAGACGTGGCCCTGATGGCCGACAAACTGGATACCTTGCCCTTTGCCATAGGGCTGAGCAGGCGCACAAAAGGCATTATCAGGCAAAACCTATGGATAAGCCTGGGCATGGTGGTGGTCCTGGTCCCCCTCACCGTTTCGGGGATAGCCACCATAGGGCCAGCCGTGCTGATGCATGAAGGCTCCACGTTGGTAGTGGTGTTGAACGCCCTGCGGCTGCTGGCATACAGGGAGTGA
- a CDS encoding TerC family protein, translated as MEDSYTWWIGFNVFILAMLALDLGVFHRKSHEISVKEAFLWTGFWILLAFAFNVVVYYTQGTEKAFEFFTGYLIEKSLSVDNIFVIILIFTYFQVPGAQQHKVLFWGILGALVMRGAFIFAGVELIHRFHWLIYIFGGFLVYTGIKILASGEMNIDLGKNPVLKLSRKFFSVTEKFEGDKFFVKRDGKRWATPLFLVLMLVESTDLIFAVDSIPAILAVSDDAFIVYTSNVFAILGLRSLYFALAGIERYFKYLKYGVSVILVFVGIKMAIVDFYKIPIEISLAFIFIALALATLASLMFVGRKEGKD; from the coding sequence ATGGAGGATTCATATACGTGGTGGATTGGTTTCAATGTTTTTATCCTCGCCATGCTGGCCCTGGACCTGGGCGTGTTCCACCGCAAGTCACACGAGATTTCCGTTAAAGAGGCATTCCTATGGACCGGCTTTTGGATATTGCTTGCCTTCGCCTTCAACGTGGTGGTGTACTACACGCAAGGTACCGAGAAAGCCTTTGAGTTTTTTACCGGTTACCTGATAGAAAAGTCCCTTAGTGTTGACAACATCTTCGTCATCATTTTAATTTTTACCTATTTCCAGGTGCCGGGGGCGCAACAGCACAAGGTATTGTTTTGGGGGATATTGGGCGCGTTGGTGATGAGGGGGGCCTTCATATTTGCCGGGGTGGAACTCATCCACCGGTTTCATTGGCTCATTTATATTTTTGGGGGCTTCCTGGTGTACACCGGCATCAAAATATTGGCCAGCGGAGAGATGAACATCGACCTTGGGAAAAACCCTGTATTGAAACTTTCGCGGAAGTTTTTTTCCGTGACCGAAAAATTTGAAGGCGACAAATTTTTTGTGAAAAGGGATGGAAAGCGGTGGGCCACCCCCTTGTTCCTTGTATTGATGCTGGTCGAATCCACTGATTTGATTTTTGCAGTGGACTCCATCCCGGCCATCCTGGCCGTTTCCGATGATGCGTTTATCGTATACACGTCCAACGTGTTTGCCATCCTGGGCCTGCGCTCATTGTACTTTGCCCTTGCGGGGATAGAAAGGTATTTCAAATACCTGAAGTATGGGGTATCGGTCATATTGGTATTTGTGGGGATAAAAATGGCCATTGTGGACTTCTACAAAATACCAATTGAAATTTCACTTGCCTTTATTTTCATAGCGTTGGCACTGGCTACTTTGGCATCCTTGATGTTCGTGGGCCGCAAGGAGGGGAAGGATTAG